A genomic segment from Alkalilimnicola ehrlichii MLHE-1 encodes:
- a CDS encoding IS1634 family transposase → MYTRITKSGPRRYLQLVQGYRDDNGKVKQRVVANLGRLDQLEASDLDALIKGLQRAVGRPESLPEAPRFDTAKAFGDVWALHQLWQELGLGEALKRALRSSRRQFDAEALIRAMVFNRLAAPCSKLGVLEWLREEASVPGLDSEAIHHKQLLRAMDALEEHKEAVERSVAAQLRPLLDQELSVIFYDLTTVRIHGTTRVADDIRDYGLSKETGGIGRQFALGVVQTAEGLPIAHEVFEGNVAETRTLAPMIERLLERFALTRVVVVADRGLLSFDNIDTLDALGAEQGLAVDYILAVPGRRYRDFAKLMSTLHPQLAAAVTEPSADVVTETTWEGRRLVVAHNAERAAEQTVQRRETIEELDALGAQLAERLDNQDAGQPGRGRRSTDRSAYQRFHKAVLDKRMGAIVKTDLGAPRFSYSIDTEAWARAEQLDGKLLLVTSLSDMEAEAVVERYRSLADIERGFRVLKSEIEIAPVYHRLPERIRAHAMICFLALVLYRVLRGRLKAAGSPHSPERLLRGLRQIQRHTVHVGSQSYEGLTRPSQEQLDLFEVAGVEVPKEPC, encoded by the coding sequence TCACCAAGTCGGGTCCACGCCGCTACCTGCAGTTGGTGCAGGGGTACCGGGACGACAATGGCAAGGTAAAGCAGCGGGTCGTTGCTAATCTCGGCCGCCTTGATCAGTTGGAAGCGTCAGATCTCGACGCCCTCATCAAAGGGCTTCAGCGGGCGGTGGGGCGCCCCGAGTCACTGCCCGAGGCCCCGCGCTTCGACACGGCCAAGGCCTTTGGTGATGTCTGGGCACTGCACCAGCTCTGGCAGGAGTTGGGGCTGGGTGAGGCCCTGAAACGCGCGCTGCGCTCTTCGCGCCGCCAGTTCGATGCCGAGGCCCTTATCCGAGCGATGGTCTTCAATCGTCTAGCTGCCCCGTGCAGCAAACTCGGCGTACTGGAATGGCTCCGTGAGGAAGCCAGTGTCCCTGGGCTTGATAGCGAAGCCATCCATCATAAACAGCTCCTGCGCGCCATGGATGCGTTGGAAGAGCACAAGGAAGCCGTCGAACGGTCGGTGGCGGCCCAGTTGCGCCCGCTTCTGGACCAAGAGCTCAGCGTCATTTTCTATGACCTAACCACGGTGCGCATTCACGGCACCACCAGGGTGGCCGATGACATCCGCGACTACGGCCTGAGCAAGGAGACCGGCGGTATTGGCCGCCAATTCGCCCTCGGCGTTGTCCAGACCGCCGAGGGCCTGCCCATCGCCCATGAGGTCTTCGAGGGTAACGTCGCCGAGACGCGTACTTTGGCGCCAATGATTGAGCGCCTGCTGGAGCGCTTTGCCCTCACGCGGGTAGTGGTCGTCGCCGACCGGGGCCTGCTGTCGTTCGACAACATCGACACCCTGGATGCCTTGGGCGCCGAGCAAGGGCTGGCGGTGGATTACATCCTGGCCGTCCCCGGTCGCCGCTACCGCGATTTCGCCAAGTTGATGAGCACGCTGCATCCACAACTGGCGGCGGCGGTCACCGAGCCGAGTGCCGACGTGGTGACCGAGACCACGTGGGAGGGTCGACGGCTGGTGGTAGCACACAATGCCGAGCGGGCGGCAGAGCAGACCGTCCAGCGCCGCGAAACCATCGAGGAACTGGATGCACTGGGGGCACAACTCGCGGAACGCCTCGACAACCAGGATGCTGGCCAGCCGGGTCGGGGTAGACGTTCCACTGATCGCAGCGCCTACCAGCGCTTCCACAAGGCAGTACTGGACAAGCGCATGGGCGCCATTGTTAAAACGGACCTCGGGGCGCCCCGGTTCAGTTACAGCATCGACACCGAGGCGTGGGCTCGGGCCGAGCAGCTTGATGGCAAACTGCTGCTGGTCACCAGCCTCAGCGACATGGAGGCCGAGGCTGTGGTGGAGCGTTACCGCTCCCTGGCCGACATCGAACGCGGCTTCCGGGTGCTCAAAAGCGAGATTGAAATTGCCCCGGTTTACCACCGCCTGCCAGAACGTATCCGGGCACACGCGATGATTTGTTTCCTGGCCCTGGTGCTCTACCGCGTCCTGCGTGGGCGGCTGAAGGCTGCCGGAAGCCCCCACTCACCGGAGAGGCTGCTGCGCGGTCTGAGGCAGATCCAACGCCACACCGTCCATGTGGGCAGCCAATCCTACGAGGGCCTGACACGGCCCAGCCAGGAGCAACTGGACCTATTCGAGGTCGCCGGCGTGGAGGTGCCGAAGGAGCCCTGCTGA
- the ddaH gene encoding dimethylargininase has product MCPPEHFDIEYEINPWMHVDDPVCRELARSQWQGLYQLYTQTLGWDVHLIDPIEHLPDMVFTANGGLVIRDRVALPRFRQPERQGETEFFEQWFRRRGYRTLCLPRHDFEGEGDALLWNDTLFAGYPWRSDKPAHRELAEFFGLEVVSLQLTDARFYHLDTALTIVDEQTVALYPDAFTAEGLEAVHRRVPRVIEAAEADAVGYGLNAVSDGRHIVLSDRARGLAATYREMGLQVHPMPISEFQKSGGGMKCLTLELRDNGA; this is encoded by the coding sequence ATGTGTCCGCCGGAGCACTTCGATATCGAGTACGAGATCAATCCGTGGATGCACGTGGATGACCCGGTCTGCAGAGAGCTGGCCCGTTCCCAGTGGCAGGGCCTGTACCAGCTTTACACCCAGACGCTGGGCTGGGATGTCCACCTGATCGACCCCATCGAGCACCTGCCGGACATGGTCTTCACGGCCAACGGCGGCCTGGTGATTCGCGACCGGGTGGCCCTGCCCCGCTTCCGGCAACCGGAGAGGCAGGGCGAGACAGAGTTCTTCGAGCAATGGTTCCGCCGCCGCGGCTATCGCACGCTGTGCCTGCCCCGCCACGATTTCGAGGGCGAGGGGGATGCCCTGCTGTGGAACGACACCCTGTTCGCCGGGTACCCGTGGCGCAGCGACAAGCCCGCCCACCGGGAGCTGGCCGAGTTCTTCGGCCTGGAGGTGGTCAGCCTGCAACTGACCGACGCCCGCTTCTACCACCTGGACACGGCCCTGACCATCGTGGATGAACAGACCGTGGCCCTGTATCCAGATGCCTTCACGGCTGAAGGCCTGGAGGCCGTCCACCGCCGGGTGCCGCGCGTCATCGAGGCGGCGGAGGCCGATGCCGTTGGGTACGGCCTGAACGCGGTGAGCGATGGCCGACACATCGTACTGAGCGATCGGGCCCGGGGCCTGGCCGCCACCTACCGGGAAATGGGGCTGCAAGTGCATCCCATGCCCATCTCCGAGTTCCAGAAGTCAGGGGGCGGCATGAAGTGCCTGACATTGGAACTCCGCGATAACGGTGCCTGA
- a CDS encoding amino acid adenylation domain-containing protein has translation MATGFDGIYGLHQGFLQSVDRHSGRPALEVQGAQYSYSDLYHQAAAVGAALQSAMPETTAPLVGVLANRSLPVYSGLLGTLMAGKAVVPLNPGFPQERTQQMVEQAGLQALVADGQGEALLSDLLPGMDVPMVVVLPLAESAQALQARFPQHRFLTRAELGAPSDWRPASVQPDDLAYLFFTSGSTGTPKGVGVLHRNALRFVAMSLERYRPFGISEADRFSQFYDITFDSSMFDLYVSWAFGACLCCPTAKEWFNPNKYIEEGRLSVIDITPSAGHGMNRRDGWRPGRFQALRLCRFGGEALSAELATAMAAAAPHARVDNAYGPTECTVDSAYYLWDPERSPGECEHGMVPIGYPGNQVQLTVVDDDLQPVPEGAEGELLIGGPQVTPGYWNDPERTEQAFIRLPSDGAVHYRTGDLVRRPPAGKPIMFLGRMDHQIKVGGVRIELGEVEQALREAAATDEAVALGWPRTSSGAAGIVGFVVAGTADEAAIRDQLRSRLPSVMVPRVIHALEALPLNPNGKVDRKALMARLEAEAGGR, from the coding sequence ATGGCAACAGGGTTCGACGGCATCTACGGTCTCCACCAGGGTTTCTTGCAATCCGTCGACCGCCACTCCGGTCGCCCCGCGCTAGAGGTACAAGGGGCGCAGTACAGCTACAGCGACCTCTACCACCAAGCCGCAGCGGTCGGTGCTGCCCTGCAAAGCGCCATGCCGGAGACCACGGCGCCGTTGGTCGGGGTACTGGCCAATCGCTCTCTGCCCGTCTACAGCGGCCTGCTCGGCACGCTCATGGCGGGGAAGGCGGTGGTGCCGCTGAACCCTGGCTTCCCGCAGGAACGCACCCAACAGATGGTTGAACAGGCCGGCCTGCAGGCCCTGGTGGCGGATGGGCAGGGTGAGGCCCTGCTCAGCGACTTGCTACCTGGAATGGATGTCCCCATGGTCGTGGTGCTGCCCCTTGCCGAATCGGCCCAGGCACTGCAGGCGCGCTTCCCGCAGCACCGTTTCCTGACGCGCGCGGAGTTGGGTGCGCCGTCTGACTGGCGCCCGGCATCGGTGCAACCCGACGACCTGGCCTATCTGTTCTTCACCTCCGGCAGCACGGGAACGCCCAAAGGCGTGGGAGTGCTTCACCGCAACGCTCTGCGCTTCGTCGCCATGTCCCTGGAGCGCTACCGGCCGTTCGGGATCAGCGAGGCAGACCGCTTCTCGCAGTTTTACGACATCACCTTCGACTCCTCGATGTTCGACCTGTACGTCTCCTGGGCCTTCGGCGCCTGCCTTTGCTGCCCCACGGCGAAGGAGTGGTTCAACCCCAACAAGTACATCGAGGAGGGCAGGCTGAGCGTCATCGATATCACGCCCTCCGCCGGTCACGGCATGAACCGGCGGGACGGCTGGCGCCCGGGCCGCTTCCAGGCCCTGAGGCTGTGCCGGTTCGGTGGTGAGGCCCTGTCCGCGGAGCTGGCCACCGCGATGGCCGCAGCAGCCCCCCATGCGCGGGTGGACAATGCCTACGGCCCCACGGAATGCACCGTGGATTCCGCCTATTACCTGTGGGACCCGGAACGCTCGCCGGGCGAGTGTGAACACGGCATGGTCCCCATCGGTTACCCGGGCAACCAGGTCCAGCTGACCGTGGTGGATGACGACCTGCAACCGGTTCCCGAGGGGGCCGAGGGCGAGTTGCTAATTGGCGGGCCACAAGTCACCCCGGGCTACTGGAACGATCCGGAGCGCACGGAACAGGCCTTTATCCGGCTGCCCTCGGACGGCGCGGTTCACTACCGGACCGGCGACCTGGTGCGCCGCCCACCGGCCGGCAAGCCCATCATGTTCCTGGGCCGCATGGACCATCAGATCAAGGTGGGCGGGGTACGCATCGAACTGGGCGAAGTGGAGCAGGCCCTGCGCGAGGCGGCCGCCACCGACGAGGCCGTGGCCCTGGGCTGGCCACGTACCTCCAGCGGTGCGGCCGGGATTGTGGGCTTCGTGGTGGCCGGGACGGCCGACGAGGCCGCGATACGCGATCAGCTGCGCAGCCGGCTGCCCAGCGTGATGGTGCCCCGGGTCATCCACGCCCTGGAGGCGCTGCCGCTCAACCCCAACGGCAAGGTGGACCGCAAGGCCTTGATGGCCCGGCTGGAAGCGGAGGCCGGGGGTCGATGA
- a CDS encoding glycosyltransferase: MGCLQRGPAAAAQAADASAQPLVSVIMPAFNAASYIEEAIDSVLAQDYPHKELIVIDDGSSDDTVARVQAYGDRVRLLTQANQGSAVARNQGLDAAQGEYIAFLDSDDVWLPGKLTAQVGYLEAHPDVGMIYSDWLPWKRDKQSKAFPPPEALAPATPDTGVPPEEIPLLTEGSGWLYNRLLFGSLLHTITVMARRELIEQVGRFDPELKRGQDYDYWLRASRHTEIHQLDRVFALYRLHGSGCITQWPDINYEKLVVEKALARWGLEGPTGERSDRKAVERRLAGTCFDFGYHHYWSGNPRRASRSFLEALRHHPRHLGSWRYAGMSLAMGLFKGR; encoded by the coding sequence CTGGGTTGCCTCCAGCGCGGCCCGGCGGCAGCAGCGCAAGCGGCCGATGCAAGCGCCCAGCCCCTGGTTTCGGTGATCATGCCGGCGTTCAACGCCGCCAGTTACATCGAGGAGGCCATCGACAGCGTCCTGGCCCAGGACTACCCGCACAAGGAGCTAATTGTCATCGACGATGGCTCCAGTGACGACACGGTGGCCCGGGTGCAAGCCTACGGTGACCGGGTACGGCTGTTGACCCAGGCCAACCAGGGCTCGGCGGTGGCCCGGAACCAGGGCCTGGATGCCGCCCAGGGGGAGTACATCGCCTTTCTGGATTCCGACGACGTGTGGCTGCCGGGCAAGCTGACGGCGCAGGTGGGGTACCTGGAGGCGCACCCGGATGTGGGCATGATCTACTCGGACTGGCTGCCCTGGAAACGGGACAAGCAGTCCAAGGCCTTCCCCCCACCCGAAGCCCTGGCACCGGCAACACCTGATACCGGGGTACCTCCGGAAGAGATCCCGCTGCTGACCGAAGGCTCCGGCTGGCTCTACAACCGGCTGCTCTTTGGCTCGCTACTGCACACCATCACGGTCATGGCCCGCCGTGAGCTGATCGAGCAGGTCGGCCGGTTCGATCCCGAACTGAAACGGGGTCAGGATTACGACTACTGGCTGCGGGCCTCCCGCCACACCGAGATCCACCAGCTGGACCGGGTGTTCGCGCTGTACCGATTGCACGGCAGCGGCTGCATCACCCAATGGCCGGACATCAACTACGAAAAGCTGGTGGTGGAAAAGGCGTTGGCCCGCTGGGGGCTGGAGGGACCCACCGGTGAACGCTCCGACCGCAAGGCCGTCGAGCGACGCCTGGCCGGCACCTGCTTTGACTTTGGCTATCACCACTACTGGAGCGGTAACCCCCGCAGGGCCAGCCGGTCCTTCCTGGAGGCGCTGCGCCACCACCCCCGCCACCTGGGCAGTTGGCGCTACGCCGGGATGAGCCTGGCCATGGGTCTCTTCAAGGGGCGTTAA
- a CDS encoding acyl carrier protein, protein MSSLDQVREILDSALSLNGRARSFDRDTVLLGDLPELDSMAVVSVITELEQRFGIMVEDDDVSAETFETVGSLCDFVESKLEEA, encoded by the coding sequence ATGTCAAGTCTAGACCAGGTCAGGGAGATCCTGGACAGCGCGCTGAGCCTCAATGGCCGCGCCCGCTCGTTCGACCGCGACACCGTGCTGTTGGGGGACCTTCCGGAGCTGGACTCGATGGCGGTGGTATCCGTCATCACCGAGCTGGAACAGCGCTTTGGCATCATGGTCGAGGACGACGACGTCAGTGCCGAGACCTTCGAGACCGTGGGCAGCCTCTGCGACTTCGTGGAATCGAAGCTGGAAGAGGCCTGA
- a CDS encoding asparagine synthetase B family protein — MAGLCGWFSTGGGQDGRDIRSRADTLAARRGAGMDSRSNPRAACLVRDGWLAEDDQGRMVALVGHPHWRDGELAELARAQDPAQALLEAWRRHGPGLLDCLAGDFALAVIDTAQGRVLAGVDRMGQQPLHYARIPGGVVFGSTADSVLAHPGLSRTPTPEGLYHYLFFHMLPAPVSLFPDLAKLQGAHCLQAEGGAVEATPYWQPRFQEPDGADGAELGEELRGLLHESVRRRADVDRPGAFLSGGLDSSTVAGMLAGVRPEGADTFSIGFHAEGYDELPYARIAARHFGTRSHEYYVTPEDVVEAVPLIAASYDEPFGNSSALPAYFCARVAAEQGVTRMLAGDGGDELFAGNARYAKQGVFEHWGRLPAPARRALEPLFTRLPRGLPVLGKARSYVEQARIPLPDRLQTYNYLHRLAVEEMLEPDFLGQVDREAPWGLMRSIYQRPQGASALNRMMYLDWQQTLADNDLRKVSRMVQLAGLDVVYPMLDDDLVVFSCRVPSALKLHKGRLRHFYKEALSGFLPAEIIDKKKHGFGLPFGVWMHEHPPLREMAYDSLLRLKGQGFLRPAFIDELIRLHREGHSAYYGDFVWILMMLDLWLEAHPAEGAGRLPRAAQA, encoded by the coding sequence ATGGCGGGATTGTGTGGCTGGTTTAGCACGGGCGGCGGGCAGGATGGGCGGGACATTCGGTCACGGGCCGATACGCTGGCGGCCCGTCGGGGCGCCGGAATGGACAGCCGGAGCAACCCGCGCGCGGCCTGTCTGGTGCGGGACGGCTGGCTGGCGGAGGATGACCAGGGACGCATGGTGGCGCTGGTGGGCCACCCGCACTGGCGCGATGGCGAACTGGCTGAACTGGCCCGCGCGCAGGACCCCGCCCAGGCGCTGCTCGAGGCTTGGCGGCGGCATGGTCCGGGGCTGTTGGACTGCCTGGCGGGGGACTTTGCCCTCGCTGTGATCGATACCGCGCAAGGCCGGGTATTGGCGGGGGTCGACCGGATGGGCCAGCAGCCGCTGCACTATGCCCGTATTCCCGGCGGGGTGGTCTTCGGCAGCACCGCTGACAGCGTGTTGGCCCATCCGGGGCTTTCCCGTACGCCGACCCCGGAGGGGCTCTACCACTACCTCTTCTTCCACATGTTGCCGGCGCCGGTCAGCCTCTTCCCCGACCTGGCCAAGCTGCAGGGGGCCCACTGCCTCCAGGCCGAGGGCGGCGCCGTGGAGGCCACCCCTTACTGGCAGCCACGCTTCCAGGAGCCCGACGGGGCGGATGGGGCCGAGCTGGGCGAGGAGCTGCGGGGGCTTTTGCACGAGTCGGTGCGCCGGCGGGCGGATGTGGACCGGCCGGGCGCCTTTCTCAGCGGCGGACTGGACAGCTCCACCGTCGCCGGCATGCTCGCCGGGGTGCGCCCGGAGGGTGCGGACACCTTCAGCATCGGCTTTCACGCCGAGGGCTACGATGAGCTGCCCTACGCCCGGATTGCCGCCCGCCACTTCGGTACCCGCTCGCACGAGTATTACGTGACCCCCGAGGATGTGGTGGAGGCCGTGCCGCTTATCGCGGCCAGCTACGACGAGCCCTTCGGCAACTCCTCCGCCCTGCCCGCCTACTTCTGCGCCCGGGTGGCCGCCGAGCAGGGCGTCACCCGCATGCTCGCCGGCGACGGCGGGGACGAGCTGTTCGCCGGTAACGCCCGCTACGCCAAGCAGGGCGTGTTCGAGCACTGGGGCCGGCTGCCGGCGCCGGCCCGCCGGGCGCTGGAGCCGCTGTTCACCCGCCTGCCCCGTGGGCTGCCGGTGCTGGGCAAGGCGCGCAGCTACGTGGAACAGGCCCGCATCCCCCTGCCCGACCGGCTGCAGACCTATAACTACCTGCACCGGCTGGCGGTGGAGGAGATGCTCGAGCCGGACTTCCTCGGCCAGGTGGACCGGGAGGCCCCCTGGGGGCTGATGCGCAGTATCTACCAGCGCCCCCAGGGGGCCTCCGCCCTCAACCGCATGATGTACCTGGACTGGCAGCAGACCCTGGCGGACAACGACCTGCGCAAGGTCAGCCGGATGGTGCAACTGGCGGGGCTGGACGTGGTTTATCCCATGCTGGACGACGACCTGGTGGTCTTCTCCTGCCGGGTGCCCTCGGCGCTCAAACTGCACAAGGGGCGCCTGCGCCACTTCTACAAGGAGGCCCTGAGCGGTTTTCTGCCCGCTGAGATCATCGACAAGAAGAAGCACGGCTTTGGCCTACCCTTCGGGGTCTGGATGCACGAGCATCCCCCGCTGCGCGAGATGGCCTACGATAGCCTGCTGCGGCTTAAGGGGCAGGGCTTCCTGCGCCCTGCCTTCATCGACGAGCTGATCCGGCTGCACCGGGAGGGCCACTCCGCCTACTACGGCGATTTCGTTTGGATACTCATGATGCTGGACCTGTGGCTGGAAGCGCATCCGGCGGAGGGCGCGGGCCGGTTGCCTCGGGCTGCTCAGGCCTAG
- a CDS encoding phenylacetate--CoA ligase family protein codes for MSPWTRLVAGGLFPLHERLKGHHSVAHRRALEASQWWPADRLAALQVQRLQALLHDVATRVPYYRRLFRAQGLTPEQFRTLDDLARLPVTDKALIRAQGQDWLAEGATGLVRQRTSGSSGEPLTFWLSKDRISLDIAAKWRATRWWDVDIGDRELVLWGSAVENQAQNRLRAWRDRLMRSRLVPAQALDGPGLDRVIEQIQRFRPRMLFGYPSALSRVAWRAREQGRRLDDLGIRVAFTTSEVLRPEWRGVIGEVLGCGVANEYGARDAGFIARECPAGGLHVSAEYLIVEVLDDADQPVPPGEAGHLVVTTLAGPEFPFLRYRTGDRGALDTTPCPCGRGLPRLSRLEGRANDGLLAWNGAWVHGSRFNYLLRELDGLRAYKIVQHRRDAVEVLLSADPPPDEGFEQRLRMAFADALGPEVGITLRRVDAVPPEPNGKHRHVVCRVDAG; via the coding sequence ATGAGCCCCTGGACCCGCCTGGTGGCCGGGGGCCTGTTCCCCCTGCACGAGCGGCTCAAGGGCCACCACAGCGTCGCCCATCGGCGGGCGCTGGAGGCCAGCCAGTGGTGGCCGGCAGACCGGCTGGCGGCGCTGCAGGTGCAACGGCTGCAGGCCCTGTTACACGACGTGGCCACGCGCGTGCCCTACTACCGGCGCCTGTTCCGGGCGCAGGGCCTGACCCCCGAGCAGTTCCGCACCCTCGACGACCTGGCCCGGCTGCCGGTCACGGACAAGGCGCTGATCCGGGCCCAGGGCCAGGACTGGCTGGCGGAGGGCGCCACCGGCCTGGTGCGCCAGCGGACCAGCGGCTCCTCCGGCGAGCCGCTGACCTTTTGGCTGAGCAAGGACCGGATCAGCCTGGATATCGCCGCCAAGTGGCGCGCCACCCGCTGGTGGGACGTGGACATCGGCGACCGCGAGCTGGTGCTCTGGGGCTCCGCCGTGGAGAACCAGGCCCAGAACCGCCTCCGCGCCTGGCGCGACCGACTGATGCGCTCCCGGCTGGTGCCGGCGCAGGCGCTGGACGGGCCGGGCCTGGACCGGGTCATTGAGCAGATCCAACGGTTCCGACCGCGCATGCTGTTCGGCTACCCCTCGGCGCTCTCGCGGGTGGCCTGGCGGGCGCGGGAGCAGGGCCGGCGACTGGATGACCTGGGCATCCGGGTGGCCTTCACCACCTCGGAGGTGCTGCGCCCGGAGTGGCGCGGGGTGATCGGCGAGGTGCTGGGCTGCGGCGTGGCCAACGAGTACGGCGCGCGGGATGCGGGCTTCATCGCCCGGGAGTGCCCGGCGGGGGGGCTGCACGTCAGCGCCGAGTACCTGATCGTCGAGGTGCTGGACGACGCGGACCAACCGGTCCCGCCCGGCGAGGCCGGTCACCTGGTGGTCACCACCCTGGCCGGGCCCGAGTTCCCCTTCCTCCGCTACCGCACGGGCGACCGCGGCGCTTTAGATACCACGCCCTGCCCCTGCGGCCGCGGGCTGCCCCGGCTCAGCCGCCTGGAGGGCCGGGCCAACGACGGCCTGCTGGCCTGGAACGGGGCCTGGGTGCACGGCAGCCGCTTCAACTACCTGCTGCGGGAACTGGACGGGCTGCGCGCCTACAAGATCGTCCAGCACCGGCGCGACGCCGTGGAGGTGCTGCTGAGCGCCGACCCGCCCCCCGACGAGGGGTTCGAGCAGCGACTGCGGATGGCCTTCGCCGATGCCCTGGGCCCGGAGGTGGGCATCACCCTGCGCCGGGTGGACGCCGTGCCGCCGGAGCCCAACGGCAAGCACCGCCACGTGGTCTGCCGGGTGGACGCCGGCTAG
- a CDS encoding glycosyltransferase has translation MPAERRPRLVVYTRVYPNRAQPGLGLFVRERMRRVAEHLDLEVVAPVPWFPFQGLLGRLRPHSRPADVPYVEEQDGIRVHHPRFFCIPGLFKWTDGFFQALGSLPLMRRLQRSFDFDVIDAHFVYPDGVAARWLGRWLNRPYTITLRGSLTRFKGKGAERRQIERAMSEAAHVFSVADALRQDAIAWGQAPDHVQVVGNGVDLQRFYPEDRAESRECLGLPARGQLLVSVGGLTERKGFHRVIAVLPDLLRRHPDLHFAIAGGASPEGNNEAELRRQTTDLGLGERVHFLGQVPPEELRHVYSAGDLFVLATRFEGWANVFLEASACGLPIVTTRVGGNAEVVPSERVGLLVPYGDAAALREAIDQALSRDWDREAILAHAQANAWQTRIPQLVTAFQAVHDGKAPATVPTPSSGKS, from the coding sequence GTGCCGGCTGAGCGTCGCCCCCGCCTGGTGGTTTACACCCGCGTCTACCCCAACCGGGCCCAGCCCGGCCTCGGCCTGTTCGTGCGCGAGCGCATGCGTCGGGTGGCCGAGCACCTGGACCTGGAGGTGGTGGCGCCGGTGCCCTGGTTTCCCTTTCAGGGGCTGCTGGGCCGGCTGCGCCCCCACTCCCGCCCCGCCGATGTCCCCTACGTGGAGGAGCAGGACGGCATCCGGGTGCACCATCCGCGCTTCTTTTGCATCCCCGGGCTGTTCAAGTGGACCGACGGGTTCTTCCAGGCCCTGGGCAGCCTGCCCCTGATGCGCCGGCTGCAGCGGTCGTTCGACTTCGATGTCATCGACGCCCACTTCGTCTACCCGGACGGCGTGGCCGCGCGCTGGCTGGGCCGCTGGCTGAACCGCCCCTACACCATCACCCTGCGCGGCAGCCTGACCCGCTTCAAGGGCAAGGGGGCCGAGCGGCGCCAGATCGAGCGGGCCATGAGCGAGGCCGCGCACGTCTTCTCGGTGGCCGACGCCCTGCGCCAGGACGCCATCGCCTGGGGGCAGGCTCCGGATCACGTGCAGGTGGTGGGTAACGGCGTCGATCTGCAGCGATTTTACCCGGAAGACCGGGCGGAGAGCCGGGAATGCCTGGGTCTGCCCGCCCGTGGACAACTGCTGGTCTCGGTGGGCGGACTCACCGAGCGCAAGGGCTTTCACCGGGTGATCGCCGTGCTGCCCGACCTGCTGAGGCGCCATCCGGACCTGCACTTCGCCATCGCTGGCGGCGCCAGCCCCGAAGGCAACAACGAGGCCGAGTTGCGCCGGCAGACGACCGATCTCGGGCTCGGCGAACGAGTGCATTTCCTGGGCCAGGTCCCTCCGGAAGAGCTGCGCCACGTCTACTCCGCCGGCGACCTCTTCGTGCTGGCCACCCGCTTCGAGGGCTGGGCGAACGTCTTCCTGGAGGCCAGCGCCTGCGGCCTGCCCATCGTCACCACCCGGGTGGGGGGCAATGCCGAGGTGGTCCCCTCGGAGCGGGTGGGGCTGCTGGTCCCCTACGGCGACGCCGCTGCCCTGCGCGAGGCCATCGACCAGGCGCTGAGCCGCGACTGGGACCGCGAGGCCATCCTGGCCCACGCCCAGGCTAACGCCTGGCAGACCCGGATCCCGCAGCTGGTGACCGCCTTCCAGGCCGTCCACGACGGCAAGGCCCCCGCCACCGTCCCGACCCCCTCCTCCGGCAAGTCATGA